A genome region from Penaeus vannamei isolate JL-2024 chromosome 20, ASM4276789v1, whole genome shotgun sequence includes the following:
- the LOC113822745 gene encoding uncharacterized protein isoform X4, which translates to MWEEMKVVQAVETDCRYEEEQELQQVAWRFMKKREKVRKAKEEKERAKAERERIKAEKKALKALKKAKDAGVVLLESDLQMAGGGQAGEGTSGTQNPKDAR; encoded by the exons ATGTGGGAAGAGATGAAGGTTGTTCAAGCGGTGGAGAC ggACTGCAGGTATGAAGAGGAACAGGAGCTCCAGCAAGTGGCCTGGCGAtttatgaagaagagagagaaggtgaggaaggctaaggaagagaaggaaagggccaAGGCGGAGAGGGAGCGCATCAAGGCCGAGAAGAAGGCACTGAAGGCTCTCAAGAAAGCCAAGGACGCGGGTGTTGTACTCCTCGAGAGCGACTtacag ATGGCTGGAGGAGGCCAGGCCGGCGAAGGGACGTCAGGGACCCAGAACCCGAAAGACGCAAGGTAA